GATTTGCGTCCGCGTCCTGCGCCCGGTCTGCGCATCAGCAGACTCCACCAGCAGAGCGTAATTCTCGATAATATCTGTCAAACTCTGCCGGGTCAAAACCTCCTGCCACAAATAATCGGTCTTGAGACCATTGGGATTGGTCGGATTGCCAGCACCATCATTCCACCCCTTATTGAAAGGCAGGAACCAGGACGACTTGCCTCTGAGATGCGTACAAAACATCACCTCGTGTTCATCCACAGCAAAATGAGCCAGACAACGACCAATGCGGAAAAGCTCCTCCCTCGGATCGCGGTCGCGTTTGTATTGCTCAACCGCATCTGCCACCGTCTGCTTCGTAAGACTATTTTTCAACTCAAAGGTCGCTACCGGCAAGCCATTGATAAACAGCGCGAGATCAAGCGCAAGCCGCTTATTGGCATTGCTATACGACAACTGCCGCGTAACCGAAAAGCGATTCAGTTCGTAAAGCTCCGCTGCACGTCGGTTACCCGGCGATGGCGCACCGTAAAAAAGCGCAATATCGTGCGGCCCGTGCTTAACACCATTGCGAAGCGCATCGACAATACCGCGCCTGCCAACCTCGCTCTTCAACCGGGCGAGAAAACGGCGTCGCGTCGGATTGTCGCTCTCCAGAGACAGAGCCTCAGCAATCCTCGGCTGCGTCGCCACCAGAAAAACAGTCAACTGCGCCAGATCCACGCAATACTCGCGGTCGTAATCCTCGCGATCCCCATAACGCCAACCCGCGCTATAGGCAGCCGGACGTTCCCCTACATCACCCGCACTCGATTCATCCGCCCTACCAGCCAACATCTCGCAAATGCGATCTTCCAAACCGCGTTCAGAGGTATCCGTAACCGCCGGGCGCCCGCTTCTGAGTTCACCTATCGCCTTACTCCGCTCACTCGCGGACTTATGGAACAGCCCGCGTACAGAATTTGACCCCTCGATAACCTCGGGAATATCAGAAGTATCGATCTGGTCATCGGGCAATGCCGCAAGCGCGTCCAACTCTTCTTTCTGAGATTGTGTCAGTTTATTATCCCGACTCTTCATACCTTACTCTCTCTTTGGGTTGCTTTTCAGGTATGGAAAAATATCATTCCAAATGCGTTTCAGTCAAGTAACAGTCAAGTAAAATAAACGTCGTATATTCAATAAGTTATGAGAAATACGATCTCACACCTCGGATCGCCAGTCAAGTAACAGTCAATTACCCGTCAATTACATAAATTAAGTAAAATAAATAAGTTAAGTAAAATTCACAGTTTCCCGGTTCCCTATATGTCAATTACCCATCAATTACCCGTCAATTACCGAGCAACAACTCAGGTCAAAGTGGTCATGGAGAACGTCTCCAGTCAAAACTGACCTTAAGCTCGCGCAACATCTCAAAAGTGTCTCGGTAATCAACATCAAACTGACTACATACATTTGGCAGGGGTACCCTTTTCTTCGCATCTTGGTTAAATACCTCTTGAGTAACCACAACCGCGTTGTGGACCCTCGCGTAGGCCGCGAGCCACCCATCAGCTACAGTCGCGAACTCCACTTTTGCTTCAGGCAGAAACTGATCATTCCCCTGTACCCAGTCCATCATATCCGTAAAAGCATTTACAACCTCAGGATCCGCTGATGATACAAAAAGACTATCTGGTGCTTGATTAACCCACTCAGATAGTTGATCCTCGTTGTTAAGCATTTCGTCACGAACGCGATCAATGCTTAACACCCGCTCCTCGCTACAATAATGCGTCAGACTATCCCAGAATCCCGGACACAGATCTTGCGCGTAATAGCGGCGATGCGCCTCTACAAAAATATTGGTATCCAGCACGAACAAGGATGGAGCCTGATTTATCACACCTGTATCTCCATCTTGTCTCGCATATTTTCAAAAGTTTCTCCCTTTAGACCGGTGAGATTGTACGCTTCGCGATAGAGCAGACGGCCTTCCTTCACTGCACGGAAGATTGCCG
This genomic window from Gemmatimonadota bacterium contains:
- a CDS encoding DUF4411 family protein, coding for MNQAPSLFVLDTNIFVEAHRRYYAQDLCPGFWDSLTHYCSEERVLSIDRVRDEMLNNEDQLSEWVNQAPDSLFVSSADPEVVNAFTDMMDWVQGNDQFLPEAKVEFATVADGWLAAYARVHNAVVVTQEVFNQDAKKRVPLPNVCSQFDVDYRDTFEMLRELKVSFDWRRSP